In a single window of the Cydia splendana chromosome 20, ilCydSple1.2, whole genome shotgun sequence genome:
- the LOC134800622 gene encoding myrosinase 1-like produces MGQYLFSAVLATAVAERRFPAGFKFGVASSSYQIEGGWNASDKGESIWDRFVHTTPEAIVDGSNGDVACDSYHRWREDVQLLENLNVDFYRFSISWPRVLPTGFPNRLSEHGARYYGDLIDALLERGIEPVVTMYHWELPQTLQDLGGWANPLIADWFADYARVLFDLYGDRVQTWLTINEPLICDFGYDGIFAPGLQSAGRGSYLCSKYMLLAHARAYRLYEREYKPKYGGTVSLVNQVYWLEPQTEQDAELTELVRDISIGRYAHAVFSAEGGWPPALERYIAQKSAEEGEPRSRLPAFTQEEIELIRGSSDMFAINHYATAAVSAAAPDATYGVFAVEGVAELGAAVAPRPEWPPTASDWFTLYPEGFRGALLYLKQQYGDVEFFVTENGYAGSDDPLDDEPRVQYHRDYLAQVLLAMEEDGVRVAGYSAWSLMDSYEWMTGYQASMGLHHVDFSSPDRTRTPRRSAHYYAQVARTHDIDVDYSFHEGDNKL; encoded by the exons atggggc aatatttatttagtgCGGTGCTGGCGACAGCGGTGGCGGAGCGGCGCTTCCCTGCCGGCTTCAAGTTCGGCGTCGCATCCTCCTCCTACCAGATTGAGGGGGGATGGAACGCCAGCG ATAAAGGCGAGAGCATCTGGGATCGGTTCGTGCACACCACGCCGGAAGCCATCGTCGACGGCAGCAACGGCGACGTGGCCTGCGACTCCTACCACCGCTGGAGGGAGGACGTGCAGCTGCTGGAGAACCTCAATGTGGACTTCTACAG GTTCTCCATATCGTGGCCTCGGGTGCTGCCGACCGGGTTCCCGAACCGCTTGAGCGAGCACGGGGCGCGGTACTATGGGGACCTGATAGACGCCCTACTGGAGCGCGGCATAGAACCTGTAGTCACCATGTACCATTGGGAACTGCCACAGACTCTGCAGGACTTAG GAGGCTGGGCCAACCCGCTGATCGCCGACTGGTTCGCGGACTACGCGCGGGTGCTCTTCGACCTGTACGGGGACCGCGTGCAAACGTGGTTGACCATCAACGAGCCACTGATATGTGACTTCGGCTACGACGGGATCTTCGCGCCGGGGTTGCAGTCTGCAGGACGCGGCTCATATTTGTGCTCTAAGTATATGTTGCTGGCGCATGCAAGGGCGTACAGGCTGTATGAGCGGGAATACAAGCCTAAGTACGGAG GGACGGTGTCCCTCGTCAACCAGGTGTACTGGTTGGAGCCCCAGACGGAGCAGGACGCCGAGCTAACGGAGCTCGTCAGGGACATCTCG ATCGGTCGCTACGCGCACGCTGTATTCTCGGCGGAGGGGGGCTGGCCGCCGGCGCTGGAGCGCTACATAGCACAGAAGAGCGCGGAGGAAGGCGAGCCCCGCTCCAGGCTGCCGGCCTTCACTCAGGAGGAGATCGAGCTGATTAGGG GCTCGTCCGacatgttcgcgataaaccaCTACGCGACGGCGGCGGTGAGCGCGGCGGCGCCGGACGCCACGTACGGCGTGTTCGCGGTGGAGGGCGTCGCCGAGCTGGGCGCCGCCGTCGCTCCGCGCCCGGAATGGCCGCCCACCGCCTCCGACTGGTTCACG TTGTATCCCGAGGGTTTCCGTGGGGCCCTGCTATACTTGAAACAGCAGTACGGGGACGTGGAGTTCTTCGTGACGGAGAACGGGTATGCGGGCTCCGATGACCCCCTGGACGACGAGCCTAGGGTCCAGTACCACCGCGACTACCTGGCACAG GTACTCCTGGCGATGGAGGAGGATGGAGTCCGCGTGGCGGGCTACAGCGCCTGGTCGCTCATGGACAGCTACGAGTGGATGACCGGCTACCA